From Gemmatimonadaceae bacterium:
CGTTGGCGAAGGCTCGGCATTTCCACGCGCAGACCGGGCTGCCGACGGCCGCGGACGACTCGGGTCTCGTCGTGCCGGCGTTGGGCGGTTTGCCCGGCGTGCAGAGCAAGCGGTGGAGTGGGCGCTCGGATCTCACTGGACGCGCGCTCGACGACGAAAACAACCGGCTGTTGCTGGAACGCCTCGAGGAGGGGGGGGTGGAGGATCGGCGGGCCTACTACGTGTGTGCCGCCGCGTACATCGATTCCGGCGGCGAGGTCGTGCGCCGCGGCGAGGTGCAGGGACGCATCATCGACGCGCCGCGTGGCGGCCAGGGCTTCGGGTACGACCCCTATTTTGCCGCCGACGAGCTTGGCGGACGAACGTTCGGCGAGGCGAGCCGAGAGGAGAAGGAGACGATCAGCCATCGGGCTCGCGCCTTCAGCGAGTTGCTGAGCGCGATCGCCGCGCGTCCCGATCTCGCGCGGAAGTCGGTACGTCACAGTTGATTCCGCCTTTCGCTGTCGGTACATTGCGAGGCTCGCGGGGCGTAGCGTAGCCTGGTATCGCGCCTGCTTTGGGAGCAGGAGGTCCCCGGTTCAAATCCGGGCGCCCCGACCTGCGTGGGAATGGAGAAGCGGCACGATCGCGTGGCACCATTGGTGAGAAGCGCCAGTAGCTCAGATGGATAGAGCAACAGCCTTCTAAGCTGTGGGTCGGGGGTTCGATTCCCTCCTGGCGCGCCACACGACCAGCCGACCGGATGCGGACGCGTGCGTAGACGAGTGAGCCCTCGAGAGGGGGGGGCCGTTAGCTCAATTGGCAGAGCAAGCGACTCTTAATCGCTAGGTTGTAGGTTCGATTCCTACACGGCCCATTGCGGTCGGCCGATGAATGGCCGGCCGTTGTTGTG
This genomic window contains:
- a CDS encoding non-canonical purine NTP pyrophosphatase is translated as MDTVLLLATRSMGKLRELLPMCAARGIDALGLDAAGIVESRVEDELEMLDTFEGNALAKARHFHAQTGLPTAADDSGLVVPALGGLPGVQSKRWSGRSDLTGRALDDENNRLLLERLEEGGVEDRRAYYVCAAAYIDSGGEVVRRGEVQGRIIDAPRGGQGFGYDPYFAADELGGRTFGEASREEKETISHRARAFSELLSAIAARPDLARKSVRHS